One Eurosta solidaginis isolate ZX-2024a chromosome 1, ASM4086904v1, whole genome shotgun sequence genomic window, tagcctatcaatcaTGTTTACATGTGACGGCTCCTGTTAgaaatgtgaatacgtagacacattttttaaccaggttaggctttgtccttcgcaagaacactcaaagtggtgaagcaagctttctcaagacagtcgaacaaattaccgagtgttctactaccctaacgtaggggatagtcgaacttgtctgaaaactgaaggcggtcatccataatgagctcttatatcataaggccggaaacgaagactattgagttcaatgtatcgaacacaaacgtctgcaaattttggtctacgtttttaaacttttatccacggtccttgtaaagtttaaattatatagatgcgccaaggattatacgattttcacccatgagttacgtaatAATAtctacttagactgcttatgatttcgagggcggcatccctGACCGAATAGTAACTCCCTCACGTTtcagggtgtttttttttttggtgtaacTCGGAGGCATAGCGCgccaaaaacatccgtcagaaagtctttggagctacacttagagcttctaggaaagtgacgtcgacgaaggtatgagttcgaagtcgcagtcttatgacttctgtgctggcatatggtataagggccaggatgcgtggtagcgactggtggtcggcattgctactgttcgcacgtcgggaattgtagctcttaaacacAGCCGAAAAAATTGAAGGCGTCCTTTGGCGCGGTCAGCAATAAGCCatcattgatgctaatcgttaaaactgtgcaaCGAGTCATGACTAtaagtagataattgatagcgaccgtaagtcgccttttggcgtgaccagcatgtagccacaatTGATTTAGAGATATCGTGGCGACGACGGGCATTAGAGTTCGCCCAGAACATCTTCAAATTCCTTAAATACTTATAAACAAAACCtctccaaatattattttttttttaattttcgctttacaagactcccagatactcatccgcaagctAATGATATTGTTTCacatcgtcaaacataccattgacgtcagcagtatgtttccatattcattagttgtggacaatttgatactctgaagtccagccattcaattcagaggtttacgccgatcactttgtcggcgcgccagCCACGCCGCCGACGCCGATTAAGTGACCGACGTAAACCTCTAGTACGTATATATTGAAGTTTCCTGCATTGATAACATTGAGTTATATTAACAGCCCCTCGAGGATTGGGAAGACCTTCGCGGGCAATTCGAAAGCAAACGATGATTCGCAGAAGACAACTCCCTCGGCTAGTTTGTTAACTTTTTTGTTCTAGCAGCAAATGAAAGCGGCGATGGCAAAATCTAGAGTCAAGTCGTTTATTATTAAAGAGCAAATAGCCACCTTTGAGAAAAAAATTACATTTCGGTTGCAATGTATGCATCAATACCTATCTATTGTTGGAATGCCACATATACACGTTTtcgctatgttgttgttgttgtaataacgATAAagccactccccgaaggtttggggagggttaccgatgttgatgttccttttccgggtatagatccggtacgttccggtaacaaagcacgattaaggtactagcccgaccatctcaggaacgattaatgtgaccacattaagccttctaggccatcccgccctccccaccccctgcttccatgaggaacttgggatcgccagagcctcgcctgctatatatgtgtatgatacattcatatttttaacaggattccctcgcataggtgaggttgacaatcgggttgcggaagctttgaagctataaagctttgtatggCGCTTAACAACTCCATTAATCCCTCGTTTTCACTATACCATTTTATTGCGGTTTTGAATTTACTTTGAACTTGGATGATTTCATGAGCGGCTTTTGGGTCTGCTGAACAATTTGAAACCGACCTCTGGCTTGTATAAAGAGTTGAAAAAGTGGGTTTTGCGGTGAACAAGAACAAGACGAAGAAATTGCTGCCATCAAAGTATGGATTGCCAAAATAGCATCTTGGAAGTTACATTGCTGATGACAGATGAAAGTTCGAAACTTTGAAGGACTTCATCTAGCATTTATATCCTATAAGCACTTTTGCCAAAAAGTGCTTCTGCGTGGGTGTTATTGAAAAGTTCAGCCAGCTCTCCGCGAATGAAAATCACACTCGGAAGGAGACCTACACTGAGTCAGAAGGATGTGGTGGAGAAGACTGAATATCCTTTGGTCTTCCAAATTGGAGTCAGTAATAGCAAAACAGGTATAGCTGTGATGATGATATTACAGTATGAAAAATAATCATATCTACCTGCGCCGAAGGGAAAAGATACATCCTTTTTCAGCGACAAATGTCCATTATCGTCCAAAAAACGTTCCGGTCGGAAGCTTTCAGGATCACCCCAGACACGTACATCGCCATGATAAGCATATAAACTAGCTATAACAACCGTATcctaaaactaattttttttacaaatctcaAAAAATAATATTGGTGTTTATGTAAAACAATTACCTTTGGAATTTTGTAACCCAACAATTCCGTGTCCTCTAATGTCTTATGAGGCACATCCGATGGCACCAGAGTTTCAATTCTCAAACACTCGCGTATAGCAGCCTCTGTATAATGCAAACTTTTACGATCTTCCAACGTTGGCAGACGGCCTCTACCCACCACTTCATCTATTTCCAATTGCATACGTTTCATCACATCAGGATATAACAATAAATACTGTATAAGAAATGCTATTTGTGCACCAATCGCTGTGAATGCGGGAAAGGCAAAGTCCAGCATACCCATTATAAATTGTTTACGATTATAAACATCTGTATGGCCCTGATTATGCTCTAATTTCATTTGTTTAATGTATACGTCGAGAAAATTGCGTTCACCACTACACTCATCATAGGTGTCAATGTGATAGTCGATAATCTTTTCGAAATGCTCAAAAAGATGTTTATTAGCTTCGCTTAATACATCATAGGAACTCCATTTAGGAAATATATGACGTATCCAAGGTATAATTGATAGCATTTTGCCGTAATCATCGCCGTTACGTTGGAATTGTAATCCCATTTTAATCAATTGCAATACCTCTGCTTGTTCTGCACGTGATTGTCGATCATTTATCATTATGAAAGTTAGTGCGTtatatataaatggaccaaaaatatGCAATGGAAAAACTCTATAGCCACCAGGCTTTGACAATTCATATTCATGTGGATAACATGGTCCATTGCGTATGAGATCTAAGAGATCGGTGATTTCCTCTTTAATGGCTGATTCGAGTTCCGTAAACCGACGTCCGAATCCAAAATCTCGTAGATAACGTAAGATAAACCTCCGTTGCTCTTTCCAGACCGGACCTTCACGGAAAAAGATTCCTGCAAgagggaaaaaataaaataaataaaacagaaaCGAATACTTCCTAGGGGTTGACAAGCGCAATATTTACCTTTACAGATTCATAGCTTtcgcaacccaattatcaacctagCCCACCCTAAGATATCTtgtaacaaatatgaatgtatcgtacACATATTTGGCAGGCTCTGGCTCTTCACGGATTGTTCCAGAACAATTTTTGAATCGACTCCTTAGGCATTTTTAGTAAACGTGTGCTCACAGGAAGTTCTGTCTCTTTTCTGTCCTTCCTAAATTGAGAAGGATTAAGGTACTGATCATATCCTGTTTGTTTCCCCGAGCTCTTGAGATCGGGGCGGGAGGATTCATTGTgatcccgacggcttggaaggctAAGAATATTCCAGTGCCAAAGGTATGCTCGTGACAAAGAAAATAGCTTTCCACGCAGTCGACGTAGTACCAAAAATGCCAGTACCGGAGCGAACCGGATACATATCCGTAAAACAACTGACCATATCCTCAACCTACATACTGCTACTCCCAGAAGCAGATTTTTGCGGTTaaagcta contains:
- the LOC137242352 gene encoding probable cytochrome P450 304a1 translates to MLTGIILCICVLNFLYFCYRYGVSRPDGFPPGPPRIPIFGSYLFMMMANKKYLHKGVLKFTKWYKSDVLGFHVGNFRIVAVHNPEGIREVLNRREFDGRPAIYLAATRAPHDELLGIFFREGPVWKEQRRFILRYLRDFGFGRRFTELESAIKEEITDLLDLIRNGPCYPHEYELSKPGGYRVFPLHIFGPFIYNALTFIMINDRQSRAEQAEVLQLIKMGLQFQRNGDDYGKMLSIIPWIRHIFPKWSSYDVLSEANKHLFEHFEKIIDYHIDTYDECSGERNFLDVYIKQMKLEHNQGHTDVYNRKQFIMGMLDFAFPAFTAIGAQIAFLIQYLLLYPDVMKRMQLEIDEVVGRGRLPTLEDRKSLHYTEAAIRECLRIETLVPSDVPHKTLEDTELLGYKIPKDTVVIASLYAYHGDVRVWGDPESFRPERFLDDNGHLSLKKDVSFPFGAGKRVCAGETFARNMLFLLVTSLCQNFNFVLGPEDVLPDLSKNFNGIIITPYDFWLQLQERK